The following proteins are co-located in the Alcaligenes faecalis genome:
- a CDS encoding YdcF family protein — protein MSVSSILTSLVIPLNLFAALLLLAVLLFILRQRKTAAALALAGLLWTGAWSLPATSLYAGGYLENMYPYQPAEHVTQADAIVVLGGHTAQNRSNWFLPQTAQKTSARVERAADLYKAGRAPYIVLSGAALDGGISEAKVMANTLNNLDVPASALLMENDSLTTQQNGAYTARLLQEKQAKDVLLVTSALHLPRAMAIFRKQGVDVIPAGAAPQLTVPNSPGFSRWKPSLMALQSSRSIIKEYVGILVYWSRGWA, from the coding sequence ATGAGCGTATCGAGCATCCTGACCAGCCTGGTCATTCCATTGAACTTGTTTGCAGCCCTTTTACTTTTGGCGGTCTTGCTCTTTATCTTGCGTCAGCGTAAAACGGCTGCTGCCCTGGCTTTGGCCGGACTGCTCTGGACCGGCGCCTGGTCCCTTCCAGCGACCAGCCTGTATGCAGGCGGCTATCTGGAAAACATGTATCCCTACCAACCGGCCGAACACGTGACACAGGCCGATGCCATTGTCGTTCTGGGCGGTCACACCGCCCAAAACCGCAGCAATTGGTTCTTGCCGCAGACCGCACAAAAAACATCGGCACGAGTAGAACGGGCGGCTGATCTGTATAAGGCGGGACGTGCGCCTTATATTGTCCTGTCGGGGGCAGCTCTGGACGGCGGCATCAGCGAGGCCAAGGTCATGGCGAACACCCTGAATAACCTGGATGTCCCGGCCTCGGCCCTGCTGATGGAAAACGACAGCCTGACCACTCAACAAAATGGCGCATACACGGCCAGGCTACTGCAAGAAAAACAGGCCAAGGATGTTCTGCTAGTGACATCAGCCCTGCACCTGCCACGTGCCATGGCTATTTTCCGCAAGCAGGGAGTTGATGTAATTCCGGCCGGTGCAGCTCCACAGTTAACAGTTCCGAACAGTCCCGGGTTTTCCAGGTGGAAGCCAAGCCTCATGGCCCTGCAGTCCAGCCGCTCCATCATCAAGGAGTATGTCGGTATTCTGGTGTATTGGTCCCGAGGCTGGGCATGA
- the rng gene encoding ribonuclease G, with protein MHEDILINVTPFETRVALVEQGAVQEIHIERSIQRGYVGNVYLGKVARVLPGMQSAFIDIGLERAAFIHVADLRQNRAERNQGSATTPIEKLLFEGQSLLVQVIKDPLGTKGARVSTQISIAGRMLVYLPFDPHIGVSQRIGSDADRIELRERVSRLMPKDEKGGFIVRTQAECATDEEISADQQYLRTLWTRIQERIREQGAPSVLYTDLSLAQRVLRDMVTPNTQSIVVDSRMVVQEMKEWAQIYTPSVLERINHHKGSRALFDTAHVDEEINRALSRRVDLKSGGYLIIDQTEALTTVDVNTGGFVGGRNFDDTIFKTNLEAAIALARQLRLRNLGGIIILDFIDMDDPAHRESVLQELQKALAKDRTRVTINGFSQLGLVEMTRKRTRDSLAHQLCEPCPTCQSRGSVRTARTVCYEILREVLREAKQFNPKEFRILAAQEVVDLFLEEESQHLAVAGDFIGKPISLEVDPHYSQEQYDIILL; from the coding sequence GGCTATGTGGGGAACGTGTATCTGGGAAAAGTAGCTCGGGTTCTACCCGGCATGCAAAGTGCCTTTATTGATATAGGGCTGGAGCGCGCTGCATTTATTCATGTAGCCGACTTGCGCCAGAATCGCGCCGAACGCAATCAAGGCAGCGCGACCACGCCCATTGAAAAACTCTTGTTTGAAGGCCAATCTCTATTAGTACAAGTCATCAAGGATCCTTTGGGTACCAAAGGCGCTCGCGTCTCGACGCAAATCAGCATTGCTGGCCGCATGCTGGTGTATCTGCCCTTTGATCCTCATATTGGTGTGTCGCAGCGGATTGGTTCGGATGCAGACCGGATCGAGCTGCGCGAACGCGTCAGCCGCCTGATGCCCAAGGACGAGAAAGGCGGTTTTATCGTACGGACTCAAGCCGAATGCGCAACAGACGAAGAGATCAGTGCGGATCAGCAATATCTGCGCACTTTATGGACCCGTATTCAGGAACGTATCCGCGAGCAAGGCGCCCCCTCTGTGCTTTATACGGACTTGAGCCTTGCGCAACGTGTTTTACGCGATATGGTGACACCCAACACTCAGTCCATCGTGGTGGATTCGCGCATGGTGGTGCAAGAGATGAAGGAATGGGCACAGATTTATACGCCATCCGTACTGGAGCGCATTAATCATCACAAGGGCAGCCGCGCCTTGTTCGATACCGCCCATGTGGATGAGGAGATCAACCGCGCCCTGTCGCGTCGGGTAGATTTGAAATCAGGCGGTTACTTGATTATCGACCAGACCGAAGCTCTGACGACGGTAGATGTGAATACAGGTGGTTTTGTTGGCGGCCGAAACTTCGACGACACCATTTTCAAGACCAACCTGGAGGCGGCAATTGCCCTGGCCCGCCAACTGCGTCTGCGCAATCTAGGTGGCATCATCATTTTGGACTTCATTGATATGGACGACCCCGCCCACCGGGAGTCGGTCTTGCAAGAGCTGCAAAAAGCACTGGCCAAAGATCGTACTCGTGTGACGATCAATGGTTTTAGTCAGTTAGGGTTGGTGGAGATGACACGCAAACGCACGCGTGATTCCTTGGCACACCAACTATGCGAGCCCTGCCCTACCTGCCAGTCACGTGGTTCCGTGCGCACGGCCCGTACTGTCTGCTATGAAATCCTGCGCGAAGTACTACGTGAAGCCAAACAATTCAATCCAAAAGAATTCCGTATTCTGGCGGCTCAGGAAGTCGTGGATCTTTTTCTAGAGGAGGAAAGCCAACACCTGGCTGTAGCCGGTGATTTTATCGGCAAGCCTATCTCCCTGGAAGTAGACCCGCACTACTCCCAAGAACAGTACGACATTATCTTGCTGTAA
- the msbA gene encoding lipid A export permease/ATP-binding protein MsbA, translating into MSSLSNAIETKIKPAGHDPVKSDLWKRIYSRLLPYWKVVVLALILVSISSATQPVLAVIMKPLLDGGFTGANPDYMWSIPLAVIGLMFVRGVTTYGSSYLFAWIANKMLLTLRADMFSRLLGLSDSEFKQGDTGRLLNRFTIDAGTMTGVATEVVTVVVRETLTVIALLAVLLYMSWQLTVIVFLVMPASVFVAKMVSRRLRRINRDTVNMNAELTRVVSEAIDAQRVIKLFDGYERENTRFMYVNARLRRFAMRAASADAALSPITQLFVSIAVAGVIFVALYQANTGTLTIGSFAAFMAALGQIFDPIKRLTNITGTMQRMLVAAESVFKLVDQDPEPDTGTREFKQPVRGHIEFDVVSHRFPNAHRDTLSEVSFAVQPGQTIALVGRSGSGKTTLANMVPRFLVPTSGQVRVDGIASEELTLRSLRSQISLVSQDVVLFEATIGQNVAYGAGADVPSERIWEALEAANLREFVEGLPQGLDTMVGENANFLSGGQRQRLAIARALIKNAPILILDEATSALDNESERQVQMSLETLMKGRSTLVIAHRLSTVQNADQILVLDEGRIIEQGSHDELLARNGVYAGFYQMQFQFNE; encoded by the coding sequence GTGTCCTCGTTGTCCAACGCCATCGAAACCAAAATCAAGCCTGCTGGGCACGATCCCGTCAAATCCGATCTCTGGAAGCGCATTTATAGCCGTTTGTTGCCTTACTGGAAGGTGGTGGTACTGGCGCTGATCCTGGTCAGTATTTCCTCGGCCACCCAGCCGGTACTGGCCGTGATCATGAAGCCTTTGCTGGACGGGGGCTTTACCGGCGCCAATCCTGACTATATGTGGTCTATCCCGCTGGCGGTGATCGGGCTGATGTTTGTGCGCGGCGTCACCACTTACGGCAGCTCTTACTTGTTTGCCTGGATCGCCAACAAAATGTTGCTGACTTTACGTGCAGACATGTTCTCCCGCCTGTTGGGATTGTCCGATTCGGAGTTCAAGCAGGGGGATACGGGCCGTTTGCTGAACCGTTTCACGATTGATGCCGGCACCATGACCGGCGTGGCCACAGAGGTTGTCACGGTTGTGGTGCGTGAAACCCTGACGGTGATCGCCTTGTTGGCCGTTTTGCTGTACATGTCCTGGCAATTGACCGTGATTGTGTTTCTGGTCATGCCAGCCTCGGTTTTTGTCGCCAAAATGGTGTCGCGCCGCTTGCGTCGCATCAACCGCGATACGGTGAACATGAATGCTGAGCTGACCCGTGTGGTTAGCGAGGCCATTGATGCTCAACGCGTCATTAAGCTGTTTGATGGCTACGAGCGTGAAAACACGCGTTTCATGTACGTGAATGCGCGCCTGCGCCGTTTTGCCATGCGTGCTGCTTCTGCGGATGCGGCCTTGTCGCCCATTACGCAGCTGTTTGTGTCTATCGCGGTGGCTGGGGTGATTTTTGTGGCGCTGTATCAGGCCAATACCGGCACGCTGACTATTGGTAGCTTTGCGGCCTTCATGGCAGCTTTGGGGCAGATTTTTGATCCCATCAAGCGCCTGACCAATATCACGGGCACGATGCAGCGCATGTTGGTCGCGGCAGAAAGCGTGTTCAAGCTGGTCGACCAGGATCCCGAGCCTGATACCGGGACTCGCGAATTCAAGCAGCCTGTGCGCGGTCATATCGAGTTTGATGTGGTCTCCCACCGTTTCCCCAACGCCCATCGTGATACCTTGTCCGAGGTCAGCTTTGCGGTGCAGCCTGGCCAGACTATTGCTCTGGTCGGTCGTTCCGGCAGTGGCAAGACCACGCTGGCCAATATGGTGCCGCGCTTTTTAGTGCCGACTAGTGGGCAAGTGCGGGTTGATGGCATTGCCTCGGAAGAGCTGACCTTGCGCAGCTTGCGTAGCCAGATTTCTTTGGTCAGTCAGGATGTGGTGCTGTTTGAGGCGACGATCGGCCAGAATGTGGCCTATGGTGCGGGGGCCGATGTTCCATCGGAGCGTATTTGGGAAGCCCTGGAAGCTGCCAATTTGCGTGAGTTTGTGGAAGGTCTGCCCCAAGGTCTGGATACAATGGTTGGCGAAAATGCCAACTTCCTGTCGGGCGGTCAACGTCAGCGTTTGGCAATTGCGCGTGCCCTGATAAAAAATGCGCCAATCTTGATTCTGGATGAAGCAACCTCCGCCTTGGATAACGAATCCGAGCGTCAGGTTCAGATGTCTCTGGAAACCTTGATGAAAGGTCGTAGTACCTTGGTGATTGCCCATCGCCTGTCTACCGTACAAAATGCTGATCAAATCCTGGTGCTGGACGAGGGGCGGATTATTGAGCAGGGCAGTCACGACGAATTGCTGGCTCGCAATGGTGTGTACGCCGGTTTCTACCAAATGCAGTTTCAGTTCAACGAATAA
- a CDS encoding YkgJ family cysteine cluster protein: MICRSECGACCIAPSISSPIPGMPHGKPAGVPCIQLDEQLRCRIFGQPERPACCSGLQASPDMCGQKREDALIWLNQLETLTAPALTNEI; this comes from the coding sequence ATGATTTGTCGTTCCGAATGCGGGGCCTGCTGTATCGCCCCCTCCATTTCCAGCCCCATTCCTGGCATGCCTCACGGCAAGCCGGCGGGTGTACCCTGTATCCAACTGGACGAACAACTGCGCTGCCGGATTTTCGGCCAACCCGAACGGCCTGCCTGTTGCTCCGGTTTACAAGCCTCGCCAGACATGTGCGGGCAGAAACGCGAAGATGCGTTGATCTGGCTAAACCAGTTGGAAACGCTGACAGCACCGGCCCTGACGAACGAGATATAA
- a CDS encoding ATP-binding protein, with amino-acid sequence MMDFAAMPQAKPTATMLYLICGKIAAGKSTFAKQLSEPSKTVLISEDVWLASVYPGQITSLEEYARCSGLLRSVMAPHIVGLLQAGVSVVLDFPSNTLATRAWARELIEKAGVAHELHYLDVADALCKARLHARNASGEHPFETTETQFDLFSRYFVAPQESEGFHIIHHQITE; translated from the coding sequence ATGATGGATTTTGCCGCTATGCCCCAAGCCAAACCGACAGCCACGATGCTCTATCTTATTTGCGGCAAGATTGCGGCAGGCAAATCCACCTTTGCCAAGCAGTTGTCCGAGCCGTCAAAGACAGTACTGATCAGCGAAGATGTTTGGCTGGCTAGCGTGTATCCCGGTCAAATTACGTCTTTGGAAGAGTACGCGCGTTGTTCCGGCCTGCTGCGTAGTGTCATGGCGCCGCATATTGTGGGCCTGCTGCAGGCCGGGGTATCCGTGGTGCTGGATTTTCCATCCAATACGTTGGCAACACGCGCGTGGGCACGGGAGCTAATTGAAAAAGCAGGCGTGGCTCATGAACTGCATTATCTGGATGTGGCCGATGCCTTGTGCAAAGCGCGTTTGCATGCCCGTAATGCCAGTGGTGAACATCCTTTTGAAACAACAGAGACGCAGTTTGATTTGTTTAGTCGTTATTTTGTAGCGCCACAGGAGTCAGAGGGCTTTCATATCATCCATCATCAGATCACGGAATAG
- a CDS encoding lipoprotein yields MKKIILALAGVAVLAGCAKQNAQLREQDLRRSSFFKTERRINMDFVGIQRALFKHQAECGKAAVFKMQEGQASYGTLRYELEPGAGWDNSILIDLTLMQKGWVDAKVYSYRADVKKEIRAIFTSIRAPGVCNPDDAPKEVLPEDDFVPAVPL; encoded by the coding sequence ATGAAGAAGATCATTCTTGCGCTGGCCGGGGTGGCTGTGTTGGCAGGATGTGCCAAGCAGAATGCACAATTGCGGGAACAGGATTTGCGTCGGTCCAGCTTTTTCAAGACTGAGCGACGCATCAATATGGATTTCGTGGGCATTCAGCGCGCCTTGTTCAAGCACCAGGCAGAGTGCGGCAAAGCGGCCGTGTTCAAAATGCAAGAGGGGCAGGCCAGCTACGGCACCTTGCGTTACGAACTGGAGCCAGGGGCGGGGTGGGATAACAGCATTCTGATTGATCTGACCTTGATGCAAAAAGGCTGGGTGGATGCCAAGGTCTATAGCTACCGTGCGGATGTGAAAAAGGAAATCAGGGCAATATTTACCTCGATTCGTGCTCCAGGTGTGTGCAATCCTGATGATGCGCCTAAAGAGGTGTTGCCTGAAGATGACTTTGTCCCCGCTGTACCGCTGTAA
- a CDS encoding glycosyltransferase family 9 protein, with amino-acid sequence MSDPSALYLRLPNWLGDVCMSLPCLQALLDTGLPVVVCARPWARELLSAYPLHGFIPMTSHWHQDAKAIRRYRRQHGQRNAYGLLLPDSLSSALSFKLAGLPACGYRDDGRSLLLRWPLNKPQKRLHAVQSWFYIVQQALKLWNLNPAAEQAPATLDLTLSPLQRQEGDNSLRQAALRPGDYILIAPTATGLHKGRVKVWPYFDQLTRHLQAQGKTVIMCPPPNEHEAALHNAPSARCLPPLPLGAFARLCQQAQWVVCNDSGVSHVAAAIKAQQLTLCGVTNPQDTGPWSPRAICLGHDGQWPTLDEVVHVLESEQEHP; translated from the coding sequence ATGTCTGATCCCTCTGCCCTTTACCTACGACTGCCTAATTGGCTAGGCGATGTCTGCATGAGCCTGCCGTGTTTACAGGCTCTGCTCGATACCGGTTTGCCTGTTGTGGTTTGCGCCCGCCCCTGGGCCCGCGAGCTGCTGTCAGCTTATCCCTTGCATGGTTTCATCCCCATGACCAGCCACTGGCATCAAGATGCCAAAGCCATACGCCGTTATCGTCGCCAGCACGGCCAGCGCAACGCGTACGGCCTGCTGCTGCCCGATTCACTGAGCAGTGCGCTCAGCTTCAAACTGGCCGGCCTGCCAGCCTGCGGTTACCGGGACGATGGCCGTAGCCTTTTATTACGTTGGCCTTTAAATAAGCCGCAAAAGCGGTTGCACGCGGTGCAATCCTGGTTCTATATTGTTCAACAGGCTTTGAAGCTGTGGAACTTGAACCCAGCAGCAGAACAAGCCCCAGCCACCCTGGATTTGACGCTCAGCCCCCTGCAACGGCAAGAAGGCGACAACAGTTTGCGCCAAGCCGCCCTGCGCCCCGGTGACTATATTCTGATCGCCCCGACTGCAACGGGACTGCACAAAGGCCGCGTCAAAGTCTGGCCCTATTTCGACCAACTGACCCGACATCTGCAAGCCCAAGGCAAAACCGTCATTATGTGTCCTCCGCCCAACGAGCATGAGGCTGCCCTGCACAATGCGCCCAGCGCACGTTGCCTGCCGCCCCTGCCCTTAGGAGCGTTTGCACGGCTTTGCCAACAGGCGCAGTGGGTCGTTTGCAATGACTCTGGCGTCTCCCATGTTGCAGCAGCCATCAAGGCTCAGCAACTGACCTTATGTGGCGTCACCAACCCGCAAGACACCGGCCCCTGGTCGCCACGGGCGATCTGCCTGGGCCATGATGGCCAATGGCCTACGCTGGACGAGGTAGTGCATGTGCTGGAGTCAGAACAGGAGCACCCATGA